From the Vibrio ziniensis genome, the window CGAACGCCTGCTGGCTGATATTTCTTTTGCAAAGTGACGATTTGTCGGAAATAGTCCAAGCCAAGCAACGTTGGTTCACCGCCTTGCCATGAAAAAACGACTTCGTCGCCATCTTGACTCTCAATATAACTCTTAACAAAAGCTTCTAAGGTTTCATCATCCATTTTGGGTTGTTTCGGTTGATGAAGAAGATCTTCTTTATGCAAGTAAAAGCAATATTGGCAGTCAATGTTACATTTAGCGCCACCGGGCTTTGCCATAACGTGAAAGCGGCGTTGATATTGAGGTTTATCACTGAGATCTTTATATGCAGACTTTAACGCTACTACATCCAGCATTGTTGAAGCGCGCATTGAAGTTTTCGTCATTTATACATCCTTATTTCAAAATATGGCGCTCCGAAGAGCGCCATCATTACACTACAGCCAATATCGTTATTTTGGAACGAAAGAACCCGCTTCCATACGAGGTGGGAATTCTTTAAATGTTTCCATCATCTCAGCCACTTTTGCAGCTGCAGGACCCATTAAGAATGAGCGCTCATACATCCATTGACCGTAACCAATACCCGTATCACCACGTTCAAATGGATCAATACTTAGGTCGTACATAAATGGAACACGTAGCTTAGTCAGCGGTTTACGCCAAATATCTAATCCAGTTTCATTCTCTTGGATGTTGAAGTGGAACTTCATCTTGCCTTGGCGTAAAGCGAATAAATCACCGTCATCACTCCAGTAGAAGAATTCGTTACGTGCTGATTCTTCAGATTTACCTGTCCAGTAAGGAAGTTGGTTGTAGCCATCTAGGTGAACCTTGTATGACTTACCATCGGCTTTCTTACCTTTTAGAAGCTCATCTTTCACTTTATCGTTACCTGCCGCAGCAACCAACGTCGGGAAGAAGTCTTCTAGCGAAGTAATACCATTTAGAGTCTTACCAGCTTCAATATGACCAGGCCATTTGACCATCATAGGAACGCGGAAACCACCTTCCCAGCCAGTGTTTTTCTCACTGCGGAATGGGCTCATACCCGCTTCTGGCCAAAGGTTAATCATAGGACCGTTATCCGTGGTGTAAACAATGATAGTGTTATCTTCGATACCAAGATCTTTCACTTTTTGCAAGATTTGACCAATTTGGTCATCATGCTGTTTCACACCATCAGCATAGAAGCCATGACCTGTAGCACCTTTGTACTCATCAGGAAGGTGAGTGAAGTTGTGCATACGGGTAGTGTTAAACCATGTAAAGAATGGTTTCTTCGCTTTTACCTGTTTCTCCATAAAGCCTTCAGCCGCTTCAAGGAACTCACCATCCACCGTTTCCATACGTTTACGCGTTAACGCACCCGTATCTTCAATCTTGCCATCAGCGTATGAATGAATTACGCCACGAGGACCAAATTTCTTCTTGAACTCAGGATCTTGCGGGTAATCAACGTTTTCTGGCTCTTCTTCCGCATTAAGGTGGTAAAGGTTACCAAAGAACTCATCGAAACCATGATTAGTAGGAAGGTGTTCATCGCGGTCACCTAAATGGTTTTTACCAAATTGTCCTGTTGCGTAACCCATATCTCTTAGAATGGTTGCGATTGTTGGATCTTTCTCTGAAATGCCCTCTTTCGCACCAGGCATGCCAACTTTACTTAAGCCTGTGCGCTTAGGCATTTGACCTGTAATGAAAGCACTACGACCCGCAGTAGAGCTTTGTTGAGCATAAAAGTTTGTAAATTTAGTACCTTCTTTTGCGATGCTATCGATATTTGGTGTGCTATACCCCAACATGCCTTGGTTGTACGCACTTAAGTTCCAGTAGCCAACATCATCACCAAAGATAACCAGAATATTCGGCTTGTCAGCCGCGTAGGCGGTCATCGAGGCTGCACCCATCGCAAGTGTGCACGCGTTTAGCAGCAGCTTGCTTGAGCGCTTGTTATCACTTGTACTCATAAAGACTCCATTTGACGGTTAGTGATTAGAAATATCTATTCAAACATACACATATCAAAAATAGACTAATCCTTATTTAAACGAGAAACAATCCATCATTTGTTTTATCATACATAAATTGAATTTATGTATGGTGGTTTTATGGACCTTAATCTAGTACGTACATTTTTAGTTGTTGCTGAAAATCTGTCCTATACGAAAGCTGCGGATCAGATGAATCTGACACAACCCGCAGTGAGCTCAGCAATTAAAAGACTTGAGAAAGAGTACGGTCAGACACTGTTTGTAAAAAGCGGTAGAGGGATAGAGCTGACAACGAAAGGTTACCAACTGTTACCTTTTTTCCGACAGGCCTTAGATATCATCGAAAATGCCATGCACATGCGTGAGCATTTCAACGTCTACTGTAATGAAGCTGTGTTGCATAGTCTTTGGCCGATGGAAAACATTACTTTTACCGAGTCACCACAGGACAAAAGTGCGTTATTCGAATATATGAGACAACAAAAGACCGATCTCATCATCGATACGATACTGACAAAAGACAGCTCATTTGTAATTGAAGAAGTGCATCGAGAACCGTTAGTCGTGGTGTGTAGAAAAAATCACCCCAGAATCAAAGGCAAAATCACCAAGCAAGAGTATTATCAGGAGCATCATGTACTCAACTCTGCGACTTGGGAAAACCTGCGTGGTTTTGAACAAATCGCTCAAGAACCGATTGAAGAGCGAAAAGCAGATATTGTAAGCGGCTCTATGGCTGGTTTGGTCCTACACGTTTCACAAAGCGATTCACTTGCGTTTGTTAATCAGTCTTTTGCTCAAAAATGGGCGAAAACGTTAGACTTACAAGTTTTAGAGTGCCCGATAAAAACCGATATGGCACCCTATCATTTGGTTTATCACAAACGAGAACTACAAAACCCTGCCCACAAGACTTTGCGAGAGAATATCAAACAAAAGCTCACTAACTATACGATCTAGTGATTAACTATAATTGACTTGCTTAATGACGTAGCGATCACGACCTTGTGTCTTGGCTTGATACAAGGCTTGATCAACAACTTCATAGACACTAGATAAAGTTTCCTTACCCGTTGGTGTAACAGTGACAACACCTTGTGAAACCGTCACAAAGTTGGAAATAGAACTAAATGCGTGCGGGTAACAAAGCTCGTGAATGGCATTTTGAATTCGCTCTGCGGCAGTTTCGCAATCCTCATTGTGAGAAAGCATAACCACAAATTCCTCACCTCCATAGCGACCAACATATTCACCACTGCGACCAAACAACTTATTGGTCACTTGCGCTAATGTGTATAGGCAGTGGTCACCTTCTATGTGACCGTAATTGTCGTTAAATAGCTTAAATTGGTCGACATCAAACAAGATCACCGTGAAAGAACCACCGTGACGACCATGCCAAGAGATCATTTCTTTAAGCTTTTCATCCATGAAGCGGCGGTTGAATACTTGAGTCAAACCGTCTTCGTTAGCTTGATGCTGCAAAACCCGGTTAAGTTCCTCTAACTTCGCACTGGTGCGTTTGAGTTCCCTTCTCATATTAGCAATGCGCTGCATTGCGAGAAGCTTTGAGTTCAGAACAAGTTTATCGACCGGCTTAATCAAATAATCGTCGCCACCCGCTTCTATCGCTTGCGCGATAATCGCAGGCTCATCATGACCACTTAAAAAAATAATAGGAATCCAATCTTCGGGATAACGAGAGCGGATTTCCTGCGTGAGTTGAAAACCGTTCATCTCAGGCATTGAGATGTCTAGCAGCACAAGCTCAGGATCAAATTGCGGGTAGAGCAGTAATGCCTCGCGCCCACTAGAAACAGCCTCGACATTATGACCCAATTGTTTTAAACGAATCGCCAATTGCATTCTGTCTAGTTGAACATCATCAACCAACAAAATTCGCATCGAGGAACCGGAAGCTACCATGCTAATCTCTTTCCATTACAATCATATAGTTACGTATAGCATAACTTTCACGACCTTTCATAGCTTAATAATGGAAAGCTTATGTTGACATTTCACTTAAAATTTCTAGCATTACAGTTTTTCTTATCGAGAATTTTTTATGTCTGATACAACTCAAAACGAAACAATAACAGTGGACTTAGAAGCCATTTCTCCGGAGTTACGCCAAGTAATCGAATTCGACCAAGTACCTGAAGAGATGTTCCACATGGTAACGTCTATCCACGAAGTGTCTGAAGAAGCGGTTCGTGAAGCGTGGGATGAACTGCCAGCAAGCGCGCAAAACATCTTGGATAATTTTGAGCAGTTTCACGCACTTATTTCTGTAAGCCAAGCGTTTGCAGGTATCAATGTGATGGAAGAGTTTCCAAGCATTCAATTACCAAAAGACATGACAGAACAAGACAAAGAAGAATACCGAGCTCAACTGTTAGACAAAGTCTTATACGACTGTGTGAAAGATATGGCTAAACAGCTTAAAAAAGCTCGCCGTGATCCAATTCTGAAGCGCGATTTTAAAGACGTATTCACAAAATAAGTTTAGCGTTATGAAGACAAAAGCCCGCATTTTCTCGCGGGCTTTTTCGTATTCAGAAAAACTCAATCTAAATAACTATTGCTGCTCTCTAAGTTGTTCTAATCGATTTTTCAATACCACTGGCAAGGTATAGAGCAACAATAAGCGAATTGCATGATTCACCATAACAAAGGCAGGCTCCAGTCCAAGCAGCAACGCAACCGCAGTCATCGCTTCCACACTTCCCGGCACCCAAGCTAGCAGCACGACCACCCAACTCAAACCTAAAAGGTGAGACGCCACGTAAGACGTTACCACAGCGACAAGTAGACCGATCACTGTCACAAAGACGCCTGCTTTAGAATAGGACATTGCCTCTCGCAGTGTCGTTTCAGCTAAACGTGCACCAATCAATGAACCAAGCAACCCTGTAGCAAAGATGACAATAAACGAAGGCACCGATAAATCTATCATCGTGATATAGCTGTTACAGAATGCTGCAATCACTAGTGACGCAATCATATATGGTGCAGGTATACCAAATCGAAGCGAGAGCTTACCGCAAATCATACTGACAGCAATAACACTTAAGAGCAGCGCCCACTGCTGCCAACTAAGCACTGTGTGCTCCATCGTTACGTCTGCTGTGGTGTTTGAGATAAAGCCGGCGAGAACAATCAAAATGATCAGACGAACAGAATGAGAGTAAACGACTTTTGGGGATGGCTTATTACCCGATTCACTAATCACCAAGATGGCAGCCATGGCTCCAGGAACTGCGCCCAGCAAGGATTCAAACGGATTCCATTTTTCTCTGTAGTGCAGCCACCAGAAACTGCAACTTGTTTGCAGTATTAGGCAGAGAACCAAACCTAAGATCACCGCTGGATTTAATGTCTGAGAAAGCTCGCCTAACGAAATCGTAGAGCCAACACTGATGCCCAATATCACTTGGATAAACATTAACAAAGAATTCGGGATAGCGACTCTAACACTAAAGCGCTTTCTTAAGGTGATAACGGCAGCCGCTGACATAAAAAGCTCGGCAAGAGGTATAGACGACATCAATCCAACTGACGCCGATCCGAGTGCGATGGCGATCATAATAGGCAAGCTATACCGAGAAGAACT encodes:
- a CDS encoding arylsulfatase, whose product is MSTSDNKRSSKLLLNACTLAMGAASMTAYAADKPNILVIFGDDVGYWNLSAYNQGMLGYSTPNIDSIAKEGTKFTNFYAQQSSTAGRSAFITGQMPKRTGLSKVGMPGAKEGISEKDPTIATILRDMGYATGQFGKNHLGDRDEHLPTNHGFDEFFGNLYHLNAEEEPENVDYPQDPEFKKKFGPRGVIHSYADGKIEDTGALTRKRMETVDGEFLEAAEGFMEKQVKAKKPFFTWFNTTRMHNFTHLPDEYKGATGHGFYADGVKQHDDQIGQILQKVKDLGIEDNTIIVYTTDNGPMINLWPEAGMSPFRSEKNTGWEGGFRVPMMVKWPGHIEAGKTLNGITSLEDFFPTLVAAAGNDKVKDELLKGKKADGKSYKVHLDGYNQLPYWTGKSEESARNEFFYWSDDGDLFALRQGKMKFHFNIQENETGLDIWRKPLTKLRVPFMYDLSIDPFERGDTGIGYGQWMYERSFLMGPAAAKVAEMMETFKEFPPRMEAGSFVPK
- a CDS encoding LysR family transcriptional regulator, producing MDLNLVRTFLVVAENLSYTKAADQMNLTQPAVSSAIKRLEKEYGQTLFVKSGRGIELTTKGYQLLPFFRQALDIIENAMHMREHFNVYCNEAVLHSLWPMENITFTESPQDKSALFEYMRQQKTDLIIDTILTKDSSFVIEEVHREPLVVVCRKNHPRIKGKITKQEYYQEHHVLNSATWENLRGFEQIAQEPIEERKADIVSGSMAGLVLHVSQSDSLAFVNQSFAQKWAKTLDLQVLECPIKTDMAPYHLVYHKRELQNPAHKTLRENIKQKLTNYTI
- a CDS encoding GGDEF domain-containing response regulator; this translates as MVASGSSMRILLVDDVQLDRMQLAIRLKQLGHNVEAVSSGREALLLYPQFDPELVLLDISMPEMNGFQLTQEIRSRYPEDWIPIIFLSGHDEPAIIAQAIEAGGDDYLIKPVDKLVLNSKLLAMQRIANMRRELKRTSAKLEELNRVLQHQANEDGLTQVFNRRFMDEKLKEMISWHGRHGGSFTVILFDVDQFKLFNDNYGHIEGDHCLYTLAQVTNKLFGRSGEYVGRYGGEEFVVMLSHNEDCETAAERIQNAIHELCYPHAFSSISNFVTVSQGVVTVTPTGKETLSSVYEVVDQALYQAKTQGRDRYVIKQVNYS
- a CDS encoding DUF3069 domain-containing protein, whose translation is MSDTTQNETITVDLEAISPELRQVIEFDQVPEEMFHMVTSIHEVSEEAVREAWDELPASAQNILDNFEQFHALISVSQAFAGINVMEEFPSIQLPKDMTEQDKEEYRAQLLDKVLYDCVKDMAKQLKKARRDPILKRDFKDVFTK
- a CDS encoding AbrB family transcriptional regulator — translated: MLESSSRYSLPIMIAIALGSASVGLMSSIPLAELFMSAAAVITLRKRFSVRVAIPNSLLMFIQVILGISVGSTISLGELSQTLNPAVILGLVLCLILQTSCSFWWLHYREKWNPFESLLGAVPGAMAAILVISESGNKPSPKVVYSHSVRLIILIVLAGFISNTTADVTMEHTVLSWQQWALLLSVIAVSMICGKLSLRFGIPAPYMIASLVIAAFCNSYITMIDLSVPSFIVIFATGLLGSLIGARLAETTLREAMSYSKAGVFVTVIGLLVAVVTSYVASHLLGLSWVVVLLAWVPGSVEAMTAVALLLGLEPAFVMVNHAIRLLLLYTLPVVLKNRLEQLREQQ